Proteins from a genomic interval of Stomatohabitans albus:
- the glnA gene encoding type I glutamate--ammonia ligase: MHQQETLGANPSIRDVMERVSAGTVDFIDFRFIDLPGMQQSFSVPAHRVTETTFVDGLAFDGSSVRGYTAIQESDMQLVPDPASAFWDPFRTHSTIAMNCFVRDPLTGEAFSRDPRGVAQRAEAYLQSTGIADTAFMGPEAEFFIFDKVAFKNDAGHSFFTLDSQEAAWNTDNPALGGYPLRHKGGYFPTSPADRLIDVRAEMVMALEAAGIETELHHHECATAGQCEIGVKFDSLARSADRLMMFKYFVRNVADSYGMTATFMPKPVFGDNGSGMHTHQSLFKNGEPLFYDENGYAGLSDLARWYIGGLLAHAPAVMAFTNATTNSYKRLVPGYEAPVNMVYSQRNRSAAVRIPLTGTNAKAKRVEFRIPDPLANPYLAFSAMLMAGLDGIAHRIEPHEPVDKDIYELGPEALADLPAVPASLEEALAALVDDHDFLLAGGVFTPDLIETHVNYKMAHEVTELRLRPTPFEFEMYYAL; the protein is encoded by the coding sequence ATGCACCAGCAAGAAACCCTAGGCGCGAATCCATCAATACGCGATGTGATGGAACGGGTTAGCGCAGGCACCGTTGACTTTATTGATTTTCGGTTTATTGATTTGCCGGGTATGCAGCAGAGCTTTAGTGTCCCTGCCCATCGGGTGACTGAAACCACCTTTGTTGACGGGTTAGCCTTTGATGGGTCCAGCGTTCGTGGCTACACGGCAATCCAAGAATCAGATATGCAATTGGTGCCCGATCCTGCAAGCGCATTTTGGGATCCCTTCCGCACCCATTCAACCATCGCAATGAATTGCTTTGTGCGTGATCCCTTAACGGGTGAAGCCTTTAGCCGCGACCCTCGTGGGGTTGCTCAGCGTGCGGAGGCGTACCTCCAAAGCACCGGTATTGCGGATACCGCCTTTATGGGACCAGAGGCTGAGTTCTTTATTTTTGACAAGGTGGCCTTCAAAAATGATGCGGGCCATTCCTTTTTCACCCTTGATAGCCAAGAAGCGGCATGGAATACCGACAACCCAGCACTCGGCGGGTATCCCCTACGCCATAAGGGTGGGTACTTCCCCACCAGCCCGGCGGACCGGCTAATCGATGTACGTGCTGAAATGGTGATGGCCCTCGAAGCCGCAGGGATTGAAACCGAACTCCATCATCATGAATGTGCAACAGCGGGACAATGCGAGATTGGGGTGAAGTTTGATTCACTGGCCCGGTCAGCAGATCGCTTGATGATGTTTAAGTATTTTGTGCGTAACGTTGCGGATAGCTATGGCATGACCGCAACGTTTATGCCCAAACCAGTGTTTGGTGACAACGGGTCAGGGATGCACACGCACCAAAGCCTGTTTAAGAACGGTGAACCACTGTTCTACGACGAAAACGGGTACGCCGGTCTCAGCGACCTTGCGAGGTGGTATATCGGCGGATTGCTCGCCCATGCCCCTGCTGTCATGGCGTTTACCAATGCCACAACCAACTCGTACAAACGTCTCGTTCCTGGCTATGAAGCCCCGGTCAATATGGTCTATAGCCAGCGTAACCGTTCAGCGGCTGTGCGTATCCCGCTGACCGGAACGAACGCCAAGGCTAAGCGGGTGGAATTCCGCATTCCTGACCCACTGGCAAACCCCTACCTGGCCTTCAGTGCCATGCTGATGGCCGGCCTTGATGGGATTGCCCACCGCATTGAGCCACATGAGCCGGTGGATAAAGATATTTATGAGCTCGGTCCTGAAGCTCTTGCTGACTTGCCTGCCGTGCCAGCCTCACTTGAAGAAGCTCTTGCTGCCCTCGTCGATGACCACGACTTCCTATTAGCCGGTGGTGTCTTTACGCCGGACCTCATTGAAACGCATGTGAACTACAAAATGGCTCATGAAGTAACCGAACTGCGGTTACGACCCACCCCCTTTGAGTTCGAAATGTATTACGCCTTGTAA
- a CDS encoding 2-oxo acid dehydrogenase subunit E2 yields the protein MSQDVILPALGESVTEGTITEWYVAVGDTVEADQPLFELSSDKIDTEVPAPVAGTVLEILVPVDGSAEVGAVVARIGAADEAGAAPTPAPAPEPAAATPAPAAAPAPAASPAPAASPAPSAAATDVVLPELGESVTEGTITSWLVAVGDTVEADQPLFELSSDKIDTEVPAPVAGTVLEILAHEDDTVEVGAVVARIGAASAAPAASAPATPAPAATAPASTTAPATAAPVVPAGDVYASPLVRQLAAEKGVDLKTLTGTGEGGRITREDVEHASASAPSAPAPAATSTPAPAPKAASAAPAPKAATSTPAPAATGRVRIEKLNRVRGKIAEKMLESQEKAAQLTTFQEVDVTNLMAARAKVKNAFKAREGISLSPFAMVARAAVIATKNHPVINAYADWDTMELHIREYVNMGIAVDTEKGLLVPNIKNAQNLTVAGLAQGIADLAAKARGENGAKIDFADIQNGTMTLTNTGSRGVLFDTPILNYPEVAILGVGAIVKRPSIVKGPNGEELIGIRDMMYLSLSYDHRLIDGADAARYVTEVKQVIESLDWDRELA from the coding sequence ATGTCACAAGATGTCATTCTCCCAGCTCTGGGTGAAAGTGTTACCGAAGGAACCATTACGGAGTGGTATGTTGCCGTTGGCGACACGGTCGAAGCTGATCAACCACTCTTTGAACTCTCCAGCGACAAAATCGACACCGAAGTGCCCGCACCCGTCGCTGGCACCGTCCTGGAAATCTTGGTGCCCGTTGATGGCTCCGCTGAAGTAGGCGCGGTCGTTGCGCGCATTGGTGCTGCTGATGAAGCTGGCGCAGCTCCTACCCCAGCTCCGGCACCTGAACCTGCTGCCGCAACACCGGCTCCCGCCGCTGCACCAGCACCAGCCGCAAGCCCAGCACCAGCCGCAAGCCCGGCACCGAGTGCCGCAGCAACCGATGTGGTATTACCTGAATTAGGTGAAAGTGTCACCGAAGGCACCATTACATCCTGGCTAGTTGCTGTTGGTGACACGGTCGAAGCTGATCAGCCACTCTTTGAACTCTCCAGCGACAAAATCGACACCGAAGTACCCGCACCCGTCGCCGGTACCGTCCTCGAAATCTTGGCCCATGAAGATGACACGGTTGAAGTGGGTGCGGTCGTTGCCCGTATCGGGGCGGCAAGTGCTGCACCGGCAGCATCAGCTCCGGCGACACCAGCACCGGCCGCAACTGCACCTGCTTCAACAACTGCTCCGGCTACAGCCGCCCCCGTTGTTCCGGCAGGCGATGTCTATGCCAGCCCGCTGGTCCGCCAGCTTGCCGCAGAAAAGGGTGTCGATTTGAAGACCCTGACCGGCACGGGTGAAGGTGGCCGTATCACGCGCGAAGACGTTGAGCATGCGTCTGCTAGTGCTCCAAGCGCCCCCGCTCCAGCAGCTACGAGCACACCCGCACCCGCACCCAAGGCGGCTTCTGCGGCACCGGCACCTAAAGCAGCTACATCAACGCCAGCTCCAGCCGCGACTGGTCGTGTGCGCATCGAAAAGCTCAACCGGGTTCGTGGCAAGATTGCCGAAAAGATGCTCGAAAGCCAGGAAAAGGCTGCACAGCTCACCACGTTCCAAGAGGTTGATGTTACGAACCTCATGGCCGCACGTGCCAAGGTGAAGAATGCGTTCAAGGCACGTGAAGGCATCTCATTGAGCCCCTTTGCCATGGTCGCACGTGCGGCGGTCATTGCCACAAAGAACCACCCCGTCATCAATGCCTATGCCGACTGGGACACGATGGAACTGCATATCCGCGAATATGTGAATATGGGGATTGCGGTAGACACCGAAAAGGGGTTGCTGGTTCCCAATATCAAGAACGCACAAAACCTCACGGTTGCTGGGTTAGCTCAAGGCATTGCGGACTTGGCAGCAAAGGCACGTGGAGAGAATGGGGCGAAGATCGACTTTGCCGATATTCAAAATGGCACGATGACCTTAACGAATACGGGCTCACGCGGTGTGCTCTTTGACACCCCGATCTTGAACTACCCGGAGGTCGCCATCCTTGGTGTTGGTGCCATTGTGAAGCGCCCGTCCATTGTGAAGGGGCCAAATGGTGAAGAGCTCATTGGGATCCGAGACATGATGTATTTGAGCCTGTCCTATGACCACCGCTTGATTGATGGTGCCGACGCTGCACGCTACGTCACTGAGGTGAAGCAGGTTATTGAATCTCTCGACTGGGATCGGGAACTGGCCTAA
- the lipA gene encoding lipoyl synthase has product MSTCSQIDRGIIPEGARVLTLAGTRQIAQRKPAWMKRDVPLAGPVYRELKKEMRGSSLHTVCEEARCPNIHECWELREASFLIGGSVCTRRCGFCNIASGKPGEYDQEEPARVAETCARMGLHFAVVTGVARDDLPDKAAWLYAQTCKEIHALLPHCGVELLVDDFGGKRALLEMVLDAEPQVLAHNLETVERTHRHTRPAFRYQRSLDIMRHSAAYAPAIARKSNIMLGLGETKEEVHKTMQDLVDAGCQILTINQYLQPTHNHLALQRFIHPDEFAAYADYGKSIGFIHVEAGPLVRSSYMAGEQAIKAGVWRRPTEEDERAIAQAREAAQAREAALEKAGV; this is encoded by the coding sequence GTGTCTACGTGTTCTCAAATTGATCGTGGCATTATTCCTGAGGGTGCGCGCGTATTGACCCTGGCAGGAACCCGCCAAATCGCACAGCGTAAGCCTGCTTGGATGAAGCGTGATGTGCCCTTAGCTGGCCCGGTGTATCGGGAATTAAAAAAAGAAATGCGTGGGTCCTCTCTCCATACCGTTTGTGAGGAGGCACGCTGCCCCAATATTCATGAGTGTTGGGAATTACGTGAAGCCAGTTTCCTCATTGGTGGCAGTGTGTGCACACGTCGATGTGGATTCTGCAATATAGCGTCGGGTAAACCGGGTGAATATGACCAGGAAGAACCAGCTCGGGTAGCAGAAACCTGTGCCCGGATGGGATTACATTTCGCCGTCGTGACGGGCGTGGCGAGGGATGATTTGCCCGATAAAGCGGCATGGCTTTATGCACAAACATGCAAAGAGATCCACGCCCTCCTCCCCCACTGTGGTGTGGAATTATTAGTTGATGACTTTGGCGGGAAGCGGGCGCTTCTCGAAATGGTCCTTGATGCGGAACCCCAAGTCCTTGCACACAATCTTGAAACCGTCGAACGTACCCACCGGCACACTCGTCCGGCGTTCCGGTATCAACGCTCCCTGGATATCATGCGCCATAGCGCCGCCTATGCCCCAGCAATTGCACGGAAATCCAACATAATGCTTGGCCTGGGGGAAACCAAAGAAGAAGTCCATAAAACGATGCAAGATTTGGTTGATGCTGGATGTCAGATTCTGACCATCAATCAGTACCTTCAGCCAACCCATAACCATCTTGCGTTGCAACGGTTTATCCATCCCGATGAGTTTGCAGCGTACGCTGACTACGGTAAATCCATCGGCTTTATCCACGTTGAGGCTGGCCCATTGGTTCGCTCATCTTATATGGCTGGTGAACAAGCCATTAAAGCCGGGGTATGGCGGCGGCCTACCGAAGAAGATGAACGGGCAATTGCCCAGGCTCGAGAAGCAGCGCAGGCTCGAGAAGCAGCGTTGGAGAAAGCTGGCGTGTGA
- a CDS encoding iron-sulfur cluster assembly accessory protein — MTQQIGTPSILTLTPTAIDKVRQFMDAEENTESIFLRVAVQPGGCAGMRYALFFDDRELDDDLAIDFEGVPVRVERAAIPMLQGTTIDWVDSLQGAGFNIDNPNAQQGCACGDSFC, encoded by the coding sequence ATGACTCAACAAATCGGGACTCCGTCAATTCTCACCCTTACGCCCACCGCCATTGATAAAGTGCGTCAGTTCATGGACGCCGAAGAAAACACCGAGAGCATCTTTCTCCGTGTAGCTGTTCAACCGGGCGGCTGCGCAGGAATGCGGTATGCCTTGTTCTTTGATGATCGTGAACTTGACGATGATCTGGCTATTGATTTTGAGGGTGTGCCGGTCCGTGTCGAACGTGCCGCTATTCCAATGCTGCAAGGCACCACCATTGATTGGGTTGATAGTTTACAAGGTGCCGGGTTCAACATCGATAATCCAAACGCCCAACAAGGTTGTGCGTGCGGTGATAGCTTCTGCTAG
- a CDS encoding mechanosensitive ion channel family protein: protein MIWPILAQAGQSASASASPSATPLVEGDVVEAATNSVQCVDANPVCVWVHQTTGSALLANWVGTFLPGLIQVIIILFVTWILTRIAHRLIVALFERVIQTRINPFDKRSHGAEQSLLSDGAKRKRARTLGHVVGSAFSVGAWAVAIITSLAHLGFNIAPLLASAGIAGVALGFGAQNLVKDYLTGLFLIVEGQYAVGDWILLDEAEGEVESITLRVTRLRDTDGTVWFIPNGQITRVANQSKQWSKALVDLPLSPTVPYTRVEEIVNSASERFADDERWKPMLSGTPEFSGVVRVDRFGPVYRVMITTQPGQQWKIKRMYLVELKRAFDAAGITMTLDPKTTAVESESPSAD from the coding sequence ATGATTTGGCCGATACTTGCCCAAGCTGGGCAGTCGGCATCAGCGAGTGCATCGCCTTCAGCAACCCCTCTTGTTGAAGGCGATGTTGTTGAAGCCGCAACGAATAGTGTTCAGTGTGTGGATGCCAATCCTGTATGTGTATGGGTTCACCAAACGACCGGAAGTGCGCTTCTCGCCAATTGGGTAGGCACATTCTTGCCAGGGCTCATTCAAGTGATCATTATTTTGTTCGTCACTTGGATCCTCACCCGTATTGCGCACCGCCTCATTGTCGCGCTCTTTGAGCGGGTCATTCAGACACGCATTAATCCGTTTGATAAACGATCGCATGGTGCAGAACAATCCCTCCTCTCCGATGGGGCTAAACGGAAACGTGCACGTACGCTCGGCCATGTTGTCGGTTCGGCTTTTAGCGTGGGCGCATGGGCTGTTGCCATCATCACATCCCTAGCCCATCTGGGATTTAATATCGCACCGTTGCTTGCGAGTGCGGGCATTGCTGGTGTGGCCCTGGGGTTTGGTGCCCAGAACCTTGTTAAGGATTATCTCACTGGACTCTTTTTAATTGTTGAGGGTCAGTACGCGGTTGGTGATTGGATTCTGCTGGATGAAGCCGAAGGTGAAGTGGAGTCCATTACCTTGCGGGTTACACGACTCCGTGACACGGATGGCACCGTTTGGTTTATTCCTAACGGGCAGATTACGCGTGTGGCCAACCAAAGTAAGCAGTGGTCTAAGGCGCTCGTTGACTTACCATTATCGCCTACGGTGCCCTACACCCGTGTCGAAGAAATCGTAAATAGCGCCAGTGAACGTTTTGCCGACGATGAGCGTTGGAAACCTATGCTGTCTGGGACACCTGAGTTTTCAGGTGTTGTCCGTGTTGATCGGTTTGGCCCGGTTTACCGGGTGATGATCACAACCCAGCCTGGCCAGCAGTGGAAGATCAAACGGATGTATCTTGTGGAGCTCAAACGGGCCTTTGATGCCGCGGGTATCACGATGACATTAGATCCGAAAACAACAGCAGTTGAGTCAGAATCACCTTCAGCAGATTAA
- the lpdA gene encoding dihydrolipoyl dehydrogenase → MTRPVIIPVFLAAKEIMAEQFDVVIVGGGTGGYSCALRAAGLGLSVALVERAKVGGTCLHWGCVPTKALLHTAEVAESARHGSSIGVYTSCDGVNVDEIIAYKNGIVNANWKGLQATLKGKKVQTFEGQGTFTGPNTVSVVTDKGTVELEANKALVIATGSRPKELPFAPTDGEVIINSDHAMTLNRRPKNPIVLGASAVGIEFATVFKGWGADSVTVIEALDAVVPREDIDTQKVLTKALKKNGLDIHTGKMVKQVDRQGDQVVVTVDSGETFTGDLLMVAIGRGPVTDGMAIEATGATVDRGFVIVDEYCRTGVTFGNGGVQYAIGDVIPTLGLAHASFAEGLMVAEAIAGKAVTPIDYKGVPKVYYCEPEVGAVGWTEQELKEAGIEYEKSLFPFSHNARAQMLGGSGHVKVLAKKGGKVMGVHIVGKSATDLIAEGEMIYNWEALPMDVAQFVHAHPTLSEAVGEAHMKLAGRDLHG, encoded by the coding sequence GTGACACGGCCGGTTATCATTCCGGTCTTTCTAGCTGCAAAGGAAATCATGGCAGAACAGTTCGATGTGGTCATTGTTGGCGGAGGTACGGGTGGGTACTCATGTGCCCTCCGAGCAGCAGGACTCGGTTTATCCGTTGCTCTGGTAGAACGTGCAAAGGTTGGTGGGACATGCCTTCACTGGGGTTGTGTGCCAACGAAGGCGCTCCTCCATACCGCTGAGGTGGCTGAATCCGCCCGCCACGGAAGTTCTATTGGCGTCTATACCTCTTGCGATGGGGTTAATGTTGATGAGATCATTGCCTACAAAAATGGCATTGTGAACGCAAACTGGAAAGGGTTGCAAGCAACGCTCAAAGGTAAAAAGGTACAGACCTTTGAAGGACAAGGCACCTTTACTGGCCCGAATACAGTCAGTGTGGTGACCGACAAGGGAACGGTCGAACTTGAAGCGAACAAAGCGCTTGTAATCGCAACTGGTAGCCGTCCTAAGGAACTTCCGTTTGCGCCGACAGATGGCGAAGTCATCATCAACTCTGATCACGCGATGACCTTGAACCGTCGTCCAAAGAATCCCATTGTGCTCGGTGCGAGTGCAGTTGGTATTGAGTTTGCGACCGTCTTTAAGGGCTGGGGTGCCGATAGCGTGACGGTGATTGAAGCCCTTGATGCGGTGGTACCACGTGAAGATATTGACACCCAAAAAGTACTTACCAAGGCGCTGAAGAAGAACGGCTTGGATATCCACACTGGCAAGATGGTCAAACAAGTTGACCGTCAGGGTGATCAGGTGGTGGTCACCGTTGATAGCGGTGAAACCTTCACCGGAGACCTCCTAATGGTGGCCATTGGCCGTGGCCCGGTAACTGATGGCATGGCCATTGAAGCAACTGGTGCAACCGTTGACCGCGGATTTGTTATCGTTGACGAATACTGCCGTACCGGTGTGACGTTTGGCAATGGTGGTGTGCAGTACGCCATTGGTGACGTCATTCCGACCCTTGGCCTGGCACATGCATCATTTGCTGAAGGCCTTATGGTTGCTGAGGCCATCGCCGGTAAGGCCGTCACACCAATTGATTACAAGGGCGTTCCAAAGGTTTACTACTGTGAACCAGAAGTTGGTGCGGTTGGTTGGACCGAACAAGAATTGAAAGAAGCGGGCATCGAATACGAAAAGTCCCTCTTCCCCTTTAGCCACAACGCCCGTGCACAGATGCTTGGTGGCTCTGGCCACGTGAAGGTTCTGGCAAAGAAGGGTGGCAAGGTCATGGGTGTTCATATCGTGGGTAAGAGCGCCACCGACCTTATCGCCGAAGGTGAAATGATTTATAACTGGGAAGCCTTGCCTATGGATGTTGCCCAGTTCGTGCATGCGCACCCGACCTTAAGTGAGGCCGTTGGTGAGGCACACATGAAGTTGGCTGGCCGCGATCTCCACGGTTAA
- a CDS encoding asparaginase yields the protein MTDLYLPTVAIATLGGTIVSAQTESGGIAPTVTPSDVVAQIPGLSRVARVVTVDQLSSTPSPSLTIAGVFEAIEWAKRQLDARTDGVVLALGTDTLEEVAFLADLVWAHQTPLVITGAMRAGDAAGSDGPANVLNAIATAVDPDIRGLGALAVINDEVHLASRVTKAHTVATNAFTSVNGGPIGRVIEQQLWIQNRPAQEHPAPLPRPGRTDHRVLVLEAGLAEDFAWLPALLDADTAIAGIVIAGAGAGHVSETAVETLTPLLDRIPIVIASRTNAGSTLRTTYGYPGGEIDLWARGFVFAGGLNARQARMLLWLLTGLDVDRDSIVSAFAQHDPTAPPTWMGLTQGVTPKMVADSDADSSPWKRRSDKSGKIAKARLSGWARGAQGSGSTA from the coding sequence ATGACTGACCTGTATCTTCCTACCGTTGCCATTGCCACGCTGGGGGGGACGATTGTCTCCGCCCAAACTGAGTCTGGAGGGATCGCCCCCACTGTGACACCATCTGATGTAGTGGCTCAGATCCCTGGTTTATCTAGGGTTGCTCGTGTTGTTACGGTGGACCAACTCTCCAGTACCCCGTCACCGTCACTTACCATCGCTGGTGTATTTGAGGCCATTGAGTGGGCGAAGCGCCAACTTGATGCACGCACCGATGGTGTTGTCCTTGCTTTAGGTACGGACACCCTCGAAGAGGTTGCTTTCTTAGCTGACCTGGTATGGGCTCATCAAACACCGCTCGTTATTACTGGTGCAATGCGCGCTGGCGATGCCGCTGGTTCTGACGGTCCAGCGAACGTGTTGAATGCAATTGCAACCGCCGTTGATCCTGATATTCGCGGTCTTGGCGCATTGGCAGTCATCAATGATGAGGTGCACCTCGCCAGCCGGGTCACCAAAGCACACACGGTTGCGACCAATGCATTTACAAGTGTTAACGGTGGCCCAATCGGACGGGTGATTGAACAACAGCTGTGGATACAAAACCGACCAGCCCAAGAACACCCAGCACCACTACCGCGGCCTGGTCGCACTGACCACCGTGTACTCGTTCTCGAAGCCGGTCTCGCCGAAGACTTCGCGTGGTTACCGGCTCTATTAGACGCTGACACCGCTATTGCAGGCATCGTCATCGCCGGTGCGGGGGCAGGCCACGTGAGTGAAACCGCAGTAGAGACACTCACACCACTCCTTGATCGCATCCCCATCGTTATTGCAAGTCGCACCAATGCCGGATCAACCTTGCGAACAACCTATGGCTATCCCGGCGGCGAAATCGATCTGTGGGCACGTGGATTCGTCTTTGCCGGTGGGCTGAATGCCCGTCAGGCACGCATGTTGCTCTGGCTATTGACTGGGCTTGACGTTGATCGTGATTCAATCGTGTCTGCGTTTGCACAACACGATCCCACGGCACCTCCCACGTGGATGGGGCTGACCCAAGGCGTTACCCCCAAGATGGTGGCAGACAGTGATGCGGATTCCTCGCCTTGGAAACGTCGTTCAGATAAGTCAGGCAAGATCGCCAAGGCCCGTTTATCTGGCTGGGCCCGTGGCGCCCAAGGTTCCGGTTCAACAGCATAA
- a CDS encoding FAD-dependent oxidoreductase, producing MSNRIAIIGAGAAGLSCAATLTGAGLDVTVFEAQDRVGGRMGTDHLEGFTLDHGFQVLMTGYPSVRRLLDLKALDLRPFEPGALIYDGEKYQRLVDPFGGNHLALFGTLRARIPTMVDKVQIARMKLHLTRSSVSDLLGGPVESTRQVLRHRWGFSDRIIAAFFEPFLGSYLYDESLQSRSSVSLMALRAFFIGQIALPGSGMAAVAQQLATGINDLRLVSPVDDLNPLLSEYDAVVVATEAAQAYSLLEAVHQRLPGLTTSSNMGMTLYFASRQSPFDDATILVNGVPHEYVTSVSVPSMAAPSYSPTGWHLIAVNIVGDQAQHPIDDVIEPALGELRTMMGDMVDDWRFLRGYRAHCPDTSGMGSGVVQVTDRLFACGDHRDVGGLEAALFSGQKAADGVLAQISV from the coding sequence ATGAGTAATCGAATCGCAATCATTGGTGCTGGCGCAGCCGGTCTTTCATGCGCTGCAACGTTGACGGGAGCCGGACTTGATGTAACGGTATTTGAGGCACAAGATCGTGTGGGTGGCCGGATGGGGACAGACCATCTGGAAGGCTTCACCCTTGACCACGGTTTTCAGGTTCTGATGACGGGCTACCCGAGCGTCCGTCGCCTCCTTGATCTCAAAGCTCTTGATTTGCGCCCGTTTGAACCAGGTGCCCTCATCTACGATGGCGAGAAATACCAACGCCTCGTAGACCCGTTTGGCGGCAATCATCTTGCACTATTTGGCACCTTGCGAGCACGTATCCCAACGATGGTGGACAAGGTCCAAATAGCTCGTATGAAGCTCCATTTAACTCGTTCATCGGTGAGCGACCTTTTAGGCGGCCCAGTGGAATCAACACGCCAGGTATTACGCCACCGATGGGGGTTTAGTGACCGAATTATTGCGGCATTCTTTGAGCCTTTCCTTGGTTCGTATCTCTATGACGAGTCACTCCAGTCACGGTCATCCGTTTCATTGATGGCGCTACGGGCATTCTTTATAGGCCAAATTGCCCTGCCGGGGTCGGGGATGGCTGCGGTAGCCCAACAATTGGCCACAGGTATTAATGACTTGCGGCTTGTCTCACCAGTCGATGACCTGAACCCGTTGCTGAGTGAATATGATGCGGTGGTTGTTGCTACCGAAGCTGCACAAGCCTACTCGCTCTTAGAGGCGGTTCACCAACGCCTACCCGGTCTGACCACGTCCTCAAATATGGGTATGACCCTCTACTTCGCCTCACGCCAGTCGCCATTCGATGATGCCACCATCTTGGTTAATGGCGTTCCCCATGAATACGTAACCTCAGTCAGCGTCCCCTCAATGGCCGCACCGAGCTACTCACCTACTGGCTGGCATCTCATCGCGGTCAATATTGTTGGCGATCAGGCACAACATCCTATCGATGATGTCATTGAACCAGCCTTGGGTGAATTACGCACCATGATGGGCGATATGGTGGACGATTGGCGATTCTTACGCGGGTACCGTGCACACTGCCCGGATACGAGTGGGATGGGCAGCGGAGTTGTCCAGGTGACCGATCGGCTCTTTGCCTGCGGGGACCACCGAGACGTCGGCGGCCTAGAAGCGGCTCTCTTTTCAGGACAGAAAGCCGCAGACGGGGTACTCGCCCAAATCAGCGTCTAA
- the lipB gene encoding lipoyl(octanoyl) transferase LipB, with amino-acid sequence MAELHVVRAPLIDYERCLEWQNTLVAARQRDLIPDVLLAVTHPPVYTAGKHADLAKNVTGLRPDIPVVPIDRGGDVTYHGPGQVVAYPIMKRGRRGVAKAHVEAMEEAVIRVCADLGVTAFRRPEYPGVWVDTNEPFPAKICAVGVRITEGVTKHGLAFNVAVNRDDYAGIIPCGITEGTVTSLDALGVDIHLEIAREMIIDTLGETLNGYLIPGNLDDLFDAAQGV; translated from the coding sequence TTGGCTGAACTACATGTCGTTCGCGCGCCGCTCATCGACTATGAACGCTGTCTTGAATGGCAGAACACGTTGGTGGCGGCGCGCCAACGTGATCTGATTCCAGATGTGCTGCTCGCCGTGACACACCCACCGGTGTACACGGCTGGCAAGCACGCCGATCTGGCAAAGAATGTCACTGGCTTACGCCCTGATATTCCGGTTGTACCTATTGATCGTGGTGGGGATGTGACCTATCACGGACCTGGCCAAGTTGTCGCCTATCCGATCATGAAACGGGGACGTCGTGGAGTAGCGAAAGCACATGTGGAGGCGATGGAAGAAGCCGTTATCCGCGTGTGTGCCGACCTTGGCGTAACGGCATTTAGACGTCCTGAGTATCCTGGGGTGTGGGTTGATACCAACGAACCATTCCCCGCAAAAATCTGTGCGGTGGGAGTACGGATCACCGAAGGTGTTACAAAACATGGGTTGGCCTTCAACGTGGCCGTCAACCGCGATGACTACGCAGGCATCATTCCATGTGGGATTACGGAGGGAACAGTCACCAGCCTGGACGCCCTTGGTGTGGATATTCATCTTGAGATTGCTCGTGAAATGATTATTGACACCCTTGGAGAAACCCTTAATGGCTATCTGATCCCAGGTAACCTTGATGACCTATTCGACGCAGCGCAAGGAGTGTGA